The Candidatus Omnitrophota bacterium genome includes a window with the following:
- a CDS encoding lysophospholipid acyltransferase family protein — MEPFYRIQWHLLRLVARVYFRFAIRGEENVPPTGAVLFAVNHNSFLDPPIVAIGLPRQAAFLAKEEMFKFPLFRWWFRSVGVYPVGRHRGDAKAVKLAVRLLKEGNGLALFPEGTRSLDGNLLPFENGLSWLSLKLDAPIVPIYLDGTFNAMPKGNWFPRPYRIVMTIGKPIAPQEKKNIDDFDEALNKLTERLKNEIESMKIEFKRKTGS; from the coding sequence ATGGAACCCTTTTATCGCATTCAATGGCATTTGTTAAGGCTGGTTGCTCGAGTCTACTTTCGGTTCGCCATCCGCGGAGAAGAAAATGTGCCTCCAACGGGAGCGGTTCTATTCGCGGTTAACCATAACAGTTTTCTTGACCCGCCCATCGTCGCCATCGGGCTTCCCCGGCAAGCGGCTTTCCTCGCCAAAGAGGAGATGTTCAAATTCCCTCTCTTCCGATGGTGGTTTCGGAGCGTAGGCGTATATCCGGTTGGCCGCCATCGAGGCGACGCGAAAGCCGTAAAATTGGCTGTGCGCTTGCTGAAGGAAGGAAATGGGCTGGCATTGTTTCCGGAAGGAACGCGAAGTTTGGACGGGAATCTGCTGCCTTTCGAGAACGGCCTCTCGTGGCTTTCATTGAAATTGGATGCGCCTATCGTTCCGATCTATCTCGACGGGACATTTAATGCGATGCCGAAAGGGAATTGGTTTCCACGGCCCTATCGGATTGTAATGACGATCGGGAAGCCTATCGCTCCGCAAGAGAAAAAGAACATTGACGATTTCGACGAGGCCTTAAATAAATTGACGGAGCGGCTGAAAAACGAAATCGAAAGCATGAAAATCGAATTCAAGAGAAAAACAGGAAGTTGA
- a CDS encoding 30S ribosomal protein S1, producing MLDRERVQADVKSAHDHAISESRNAAASVETPDYNEDIDMDMAMLMEESMSSEIESGQIVTGSVLKVTSEDVVVDIGSKSEGVIPLREFLEDGKDPNVFVGMDVDVMVISREGRDGLPILSRQKAKERKARDMVRDAFKDGTSVRCVVRSILRGGFQVDVDGLRGFIPFSQMGPGARTPEDQKALIGQTIEAKILEMRRKRDLILSQRQYIEERREALRQETMESLQTGNWVRGIVKNLTDFGAFVDLGGVDGLLHVNDMSWGHVNHPREVVGVGNEIEVMVLNMEGERISLGLKQKYPDPWLRVQEKFPPATVHGGKVTSLTKYGAFVGLEEGVEGLIHISEMSWTKRVNHPSEILKQGEEVRVKVLSIDMERKRISLSLRQTTVDPWTLAKANYPPGSEIEGEVTGMTDFGAFVRLPEGVDGMIHVSDLSWGEKINHPKQVLKKGEKIRVKVLEIDPLQQRISLGLKQLEPDPWNAAAKKYKVGTAVEVKVTRMTEFGAFVELEQGMEGLAHSSTLVTEKGQRPEDVLRVGDIVVMKIVKFDKENRKISLSLKDFIKEQEAEEVKKYLTSESGGNATLGELLGEQMHRLMQKKKQAAAEADMPRAEEPPIVEASPEAQEPAAIEPEMPVQPQEPAAIEPEMPVQPQESAAIEPEMPVQPQEPAAIEPEMSVQPQEPATIEPEMSVQPEEPAAIEPEMSVQPQEPAAVEPEIQITPEEPTALESMEEPAPSEPMETPAEEVNVSVSEEPKEMASEEELRQE from the coding sequence ATGTTGGATCGCGAACGAGTGCAAGCGGATGTTAAATCCGCCCATGACCATGCTATATCGGAAAGCCGCAACGCCGCTGCCAGCGTTGAAACTCCCGATTACAACGAAGACATCGACATGGACATGGCTATGTTAATGGAAGAATCGATGTCTTCCGAAATTGAATCCGGCCAGATTGTGACCGGATCCGTGCTGAAAGTAACATCCGAAGATGTTGTCGTGGATATCGGATCGAAATCCGAAGGGGTGATCCCGCTTCGAGAATTTCTGGAAGATGGCAAAGACCCGAACGTCTTTGTCGGCATGGATGTGGACGTCATGGTCATCAGCCGGGAAGGGCGGGACGGATTGCCGATTCTCTCCCGGCAGAAGGCGAAAGAGCGGAAAGCGCGGGATATGGTGCGCGACGCCTTCAAGGATGGAACCTCCGTCCGTTGCGTAGTGCGCTCCATCCTGCGGGGCGGCTTCCAGGTCGATGTGGACGGCCTGCGCGGCTTTATCCCCTTCTCGCAAATGGGGCCGGGAGCGCGGACGCCTGAAGATCAAAAGGCGTTGATCGGGCAAACCATCGAGGCCAAAATCCTGGAAATGCGCAGAAAACGGGACTTGATTCTCTCCCAGCGCCAATACATCGAAGAGCGCCGCGAAGCGCTGCGCCAGGAAACGATGGAATCGCTCCAGACGGGGAATTGGGTGCGGGGCATCGTGAAAAATCTTACCGATTTCGGCGCGTTTGTGGATCTGGGCGGCGTGGACGGGTTGTTGCACGTCAACGACATGTCCTGGGGACACGTCAATCATCCCCGCGAAGTAGTCGGCGTAGGAAACGAGATCGAGGTCATGGTCCTCAATATGGAGGGCGAAAGAATCTCTCTAGGCCTCAAACAGAAATATCCCGACCCCTGGCTGCGCGTACAGGAAAAATTCCCGCCGGCAACCGTGCACGGCGGCAAGGTTACCAGTTTGACGAAATATGGGGCTTTCGTCGGTCTGGAAGAGGGCGTCGAAGGATTGATTCATATTTCCGAAATGTCCTGGACCAAACGGGTGAATCACCCCTCCGAAATCTTAAAACAAGGCGAAGAAGTGCGCGTGAAAGTGCTAAGCATCGATATGGAGCGCAAGCGCATTTCCCTCAGTTTGCGCCAAACGACAGTCGATCCGTGGACGCTGGCCAAGGCGAACTATCCTCCGGGATCGGAGATCGAAGGCGAGGTGACGGGCATGACCGATTTCGGCGCCTTCGTTCGCTTGCCGGAAGGCGTGGACGGCATGATCCACGTATCCGACCTTTCCTGGGGCGAAAAGATCAATCATCCCAAGCAGGTTTTGAAAAAAGGCGAGAAGATTCGAGTCAAAGTTCTGGAGATCGATCCCTTGCAACAGCGGATATCTTTGGGTCTGAAGCAGTTGGAACCCGATCCCTGGAACGCCGCCGCCAAGAAGTACAAAGTGGGAACCGCCGTAGAAGTCAAAGTAACCCGCATGACCGAATTCGGCGCTTTCGTCGAACTCGAACAGGGGATGGAAGGATTAGCGCATTCCTCGACGCTGGTTACGGAAAAGGGACAACGTCCTGAAGATGTTCTCCGAGTCGGCGACATCGTCGTCATGAAGATCGTCAAATTCGATAAAGAGAATCGTAAAATCAGTCTGTCGCTGAAGGACTTCATCAAAGAACAAGAAGCCGAAGAAGTAAAGAAATACTTGACTTCGGAATCCGGCGGCAACGCCACGCTCGGCGAATTGCTGGGCGAGCAGATGCACCGCTTGATGCAGAAGAAAAAACAAGCGGCGGCGGAAGCGGATATGCCAAGAGCCGAAGAACCGCCCATTGTAGAAGCATCGCCGGAGGCGCAAGAACCAGCAGCGATTGAGCCGGAAATGCCAGTCCAACCGCAAGAACCAGCAGCGATTGAACCGGAAATGCCAGTCCAACCGCAAGAATCAGCAGCGATTGAGCCGGAAATGCCAGTCCAACCGCAAGAACCAGCAGCGATTGAGCCGGAAATGTCAGTCCAACCGCAAGAACCAGCAACGATTGAGCCGGAAATGTCAGTCCAACCGGAAGAACCAGCAGCGATTGAGCCGGAAATGTCAGTCCAACCGCAAGAACCGGCTGCGGTTGAACCGGAAATCCAAATAACGCCGGAAGAACCAACGGCATTGGAATCGATGGAAGAACCCGCTCCTTCCGAACCAATGGAAACGCCTGCCGAAGAGGTGAATGTTTCCGTTAGCGAAGAGCCGAAAGAAATGGCTTCCGAGGAAGAATTGCGCCAGGAATAA
- the proB gene encoding glutamate 5-kinase, with protein sequence MGKEINRSETAPGIIQGMMDKMKRIVVKIGTRVIDDEKTHFNRPVMESLVKEIAALKSNGIEVILVSSGAVGAGLRALGMSRRPPSIHLRQAYAAIGQGRLMNLYSELFGQYGIITAQVLLTRTDLDRRDSYLNARETLQHLLTIGVLPIINENDTVSTDELRFGDNDYLAALLAGKMDAGLIILLTTVDGLYRTFENGKGGELIETIDDNFEEASSLVKDKADPLSMGGMRSKLEAGKSASSRGVLAVIANGRKIGIIDGLFSGKGKGTWIIPSKKRMAAWKYYLAFAKRPCGGRIIVDDGAVEALRRKGKSLLASGVRAVSGSFQIKDLVRIDDLQGVEFARGLVNYNSDELRQVLGRSSQEIGEILNGRKAIEVVHRDNLVVLE encoded by the coding sequence ATGGGAAAAGAAATCAATCGATCGGAAACGGCGCCGGGAATCATTCAAGGCATGATGGACAAGATGAAGCGGATCGTCGTCAAGATCGGCACCCGCGTCATCGACGACGAGAAGACTCATTTCAACCGCCCAGTGATGGAATCTCTTGTCAAGGAAATCGCTGCGCTTAAGTCCAACGGCATAGAAGTCATACTGGTTTCATCCGGCGCCGTCGGCGCAGGCTTGCGCGCTTTGGGCATGTCGCGCCGTCCCCCATCCATCCATTTGCGCCAGGCCTACGCCGCCATCGGCCAGGGACGGCTTATGAACCTCTATAGCGAACTCTTCGGCCAATACGGCATCATCACAGCGCAAGTTTTGCTCACTCGGACAGACCTAGACCGGCGCGATTCCTACCTCAACGCCCGCGAAACGCTTCAACATTTATTGACTATTGGCGTTCTGCCCATCATCAACGAAAACGACACCGTCTCCACCGACGAATTGCGCTTCGGCGACAACGATTATCTCGCCGCGCTGTTGGCGGGGAAAATGGACGCCGGGCTTATAATTCTTCTGACGACTGTTGACGGCCTGTATCGGACATTCGAAAACGGCAAAGGCGGCGAATTGATCGAAACGATCGACGACAATTTCGAGGAAGCGTCGTCGCTCGTCAAAGATAAAGCGGATCCGCTATCGATGGGCGGAATGCGTTCGAAACTGGAAGCGGGAAAAAGCGCCAGTTCGCGGGGCGTACTCGCCGTCATCGCCAACGGCCGCAAAATCGGGATAATCGACGGCCTCTTTTCGGGTAAGGGCAAAGGCACTTGGATCATTCCCTCCAAAAAAAGAATGGCCGCCTGGAAATATTACCTCGCTTTCGCCAAACGGCCCTGCGGCGGCCGGATTATCGTCGACGACGGCGCCGTGGAAGCATTGCGCCGGAAAGGGAAGAGTTTGCTGGCGTCGGGAGTACGCGCCGTCTCCGGCTCCTTCCAAATCAAGGACCTTGTCCGCATCGACGATTTACAGGGCGTAGAATTCGCCCGCGGGCTTGTCAACTACAACTCGGACGAGCTGCGCCAGGTATTAGGCCGCTCTAGCCAGGAGATCGGCGAAATCCTTAACGGCCGCAAAGCCATCGAAGTCGTTCACCGGGATAATCTCGTTGTCTTGGAATAG
- a CDS encoding methyltransferase domain-containing protein translates to MQEDWPPIFDRLRPSRETQLLAEYAEIKPGERALEVGCGSGYITLRLAWRFPGHRTIIGFDLQRDKIAEALNWKKRIEELLLKPLTNVHFLVWDAVSPARLGNGFDVLVCNPPFFAKQASRPAHQADRRLARRDDALPPDTLLDCAAAQLVPSGRLYLVYPQNRLNEIAAIAQRKGFAIAAAETHENIRRRSGGICLMQCQTEPCSKG, encoded by the coding sequence ATGCAGGAAGATTGGCCGCCGATTTTCGACCGGCTGCGCCCATCCCGCGAAACGCAATTGTTGGCGGAATACGCCGAAATCAAGCCAGGGGAAAGGGCGTTGGAGGTTGGTTGCGGTTCTGGGTATATAACGTTGCGGCTGGCCTGGCGCTTTCCCGGCCATCGAACGATCATTGGCTTCGATTTGCAGCGCGATAAGATCGCCGAAGCCCTGAATTGGAAAAAACGGATTGAGGAGTTATTGTTAAAACCTCTGACAAATGTTCATTTTCTGGTTTGGGATGCAGTCTCTCCAGCGCGCTTAGGCAACGGCTTCGACGTTCTCGTCTGCAATCCGCCATTCTTCGCGAAGCAAGCGTCGCGACCGGCGCATCAAGCCGATAGGCGCTTAGCGCGGCGGGATGACGCATTGCCGCCGGATACGCTGCTGGATTGCGCCGCTGCGCAGTTAGTCCCAAGCGGTAGACTATATCTGGTCTATCCCCAAAACCGCCTCAATGAAATCGCCGCCATTGCTCAGCGTAAAGGATTCGCCATCGCCGCTGCGGAGACGCATGAGAACATCCGCCGCCGCAGCGGCGGAATTTGTTTGATGCAATGCCAAACCGAACCATGCAGTAAAGGATAA
- a CDS encoding UDP-glucuronic acid decarboxylase family protein: protein MPRTLITGGAGFLGSHLADALLERDHEIICMDNLITGSLSNIEHLFGRKGFLYIQHDVTNFIHVPGSIDNILHFASPASPIDYLKLPIQTLKVGSLGTHKALGLAKEKGARLLLASTSEVYGDPLIHPQQETYWGNVNPIGPRGVYDEAKRFAEAITMAYHRYHGVETRIVRIFNTYGPRMRVKDGRVVSTLITQALLGESMTLFGDGSQTRSFCYVSDEVDGIIKLLESDITHPVNIGNPTEMTVRELSEAVRELTGSKSEIVYKPLPEDDPKVRQPDIATARKQLNWEPKVVLREGLQKTIDYFKQVLSPAV from the coding sequence ATGCCAAGAACACTCATCACAGGCGGGGCGGGTTTTTTAGGGTCGCATTTGGCGGATGCGCTGTTGGAGCGAGACCATGAAATAATCTGCATGGACAATCTGATTACGGGCAGCCTTTCCAACATCGAGCATCTTTTTGGACGCAAAGGATTTCTCTATATCCAACACGACGTAACCAATTTCATCCATGTTCCAGGATCCATCGACAACATTCTCCATTTCGCTTCTCCCGCCAGCCCTATCGACTACCTAAAGCTCCCCATTCAAACCTTAAAAGTCGGTTCTCTGGGCACTCATAAGGCTCTAGGCTTGGCGAAGGAAAAGGGAGCGCGGCTGCTTCTCGCTTCCACATCGGAAGTCTACGGCGATCCTCTCATTCATCCCCAGCAGGAAACGTATTGGGGCAACGTAAATCCCATCGGGCCGCGCGGCGTCTATGACGAAGCCAAGCGCTTCGCCGAAGCGATTACCATGGCCTATCATCGCTATCACGGCGTCGAAACGCGCATCGTGCGCATCTTCAATACCTACGGCCCCCGCATGAGAGTCAAAGACGGACGGGTGGTTTCTACTCTGATTACGCAAGCGCTCTTGGGCGAGTCGATGACCCTTTTCGGGGATGGAAGCCAGACTCGTTCCTTCTGCTACGTTTCAGACGAGGTGGATGGAATCATCAAGTTGCTCGAATCGGACATCACGCATCCCGTCAATATCGGCAATCCCACCGAAATGACGGTGCGCGAATTGAGCGAAGCGGTGCGGGAACTGACGGGATCGAAGAGCGAGATCGTTTACAAGCCTCTTCCAGAAGACGATCCCAAAGTACGTCAACCGGATATCGCTACGGCGCGGAAACAGCTGAACTGGGAGCCGAAGGTTGTCTTGCGCGAGGGACTGCAAAAGACCATTGACTATTTCAAACAAGTACTATCCCCGGCGGTATGA
- a CDS encoding CRTAC1 family protein — protein sequence MRKFCCSASFGFTVFFCLLCAAVHGQEIVFTDVTDQSGVTFRHYDGSTGRKFVMETTCSGLGLFDYDNDGFLDIYFVNGAILPGASETVSPPDVLYRNNGDLTFTDVTEKAGVGDRNYGYGCVAGDYDNDGDLDLYVVNFGPNKLFRNNGGGTFTDVAKQAGVDDPRQGAAAVFFDIDNDGDLDLYVTNYLKVDIEKNQACFHGKIPIYCSRLEFAFEKDILYRNNGDGTFADATKEAGMDVPASTGMSVVTTDYDNDGWQDLFVVNDARPNYMFHNLGKGKFEEVGLYTGVAYDLNGASQGNMGADFRDYDDDGFIDLISTNYQQQMVAVYRNLGGVLFQDVCLESQVGPPTTPYVTWGVGFYDFNNDGMRDSYIAAGHLQDNIETYDKSTSYENTNFLFIQRGKGVFEDVSDRSGPGLLIRKSSRGCAFGDLDNDGDIDIVVTNARNRADILRNDSKNKNHWIQIRTVGVQSNRDGVGARISVTANGKTRIDDVRAGGSYASMNDPRVHFGLGQAERIDEIKIQWPSGKVDVLKNIAADCILSVTEGRL from the coding sequence TTGCGTAAGTTTTGCTGTTCCGCCTCCTTTGGTTTCACTGTTTTCTTTTGCCTGCTTTGCGCCGCCGTTCATGGACAGGAAATCGTATTTACGGACGTCACCGATCAAAGCGGCGTAACGTTCCGCCATTACGACGGCAGTACCGGCCGGAAATTCGTCATGGAAACCACCTGTTCGGGCTTGGGATTGTTCGACTACGACAACGACGGCTTTCTGGATATCTATTTCGTCAACGGCGCCATCTTGCCCGGCGCCTCGGAGACCGTTTCTCCGCCCGATGTTCTCTACCGCAACAACGGCGATTTGACCTTCACCGACGTTACCGAAAAAGCCGGAGTGGGCGATCGCAACTACGGTTATGGCTGCGTTGCGGGAGATTACGACAATGACGGCGACCTTGATCTCTACGTCGTCAATTTCGGCCCCAACAAACTCTTCCGCAACAACGGCGGCGGGACCTTTACCGACGTCGCCAAGCAGGCGGGCGTCGACGATCCCCGCCAAGGCGCCGCCGCCGTTTTCTTCGATATCGACAACGACGGCGATCTCGATCTCTATGTGACCAATTACCTCAAAGTCGATATCGAGAAGAACCAGGCTTGCTTCCACGGCAAAATCCCCATTTATTGTTCGCGTCTGGAATTCGCATTCGAAAAAGACATTCTCTACCGCAACAACGGCGACGGAACTTTCGCTGACGCCACGAAAGAAGCAGGGATGGATGTCCCAGCCTCCACAGGCATGTCCGTCGTTACAACGGATTACGACAATGACGGCTGGCAGGACCTCTTCGTCGTCAACGACGCCCGTCCCAACTATATGTTTCATAATTTAGGGAAGGGAAAATTTGAGGAAGTCGGCCTTTATACCGGCGTTGCTTATGATCTCAATGGAGCTTCCCAAGGCAACATGGGCGCCGATTTCCGCGATTATGACGACGACGGCTTCATCGATCTCATCTCCACCAATTACCAGCAGCAGATGGTCGCCGTCTACCGCAACTTGGGCGGCGTTCTCTTTCAGGACGTATGTCTCGAAAGTCAAGTCGGACCGCCCACTACGCCTTACGTTACGTGGGGAGTAGGGTTCTACGATTTCAATAACGACGGGATGCGCGATAGCTACATAGCGGCGGGACATTTGCAGGACAATATCGAAACTTACGACAAATCCACCAGCTACGAAAATACGAATTTTCTATTCATCCAGCGCGGTAAGGGAGTTTTCGAAGACGTTTCGGATCGTTCCGGTCCCGGATTGCTGATCCGCAAATCCAGCCGAGGCTGCGCTTTCGGCGATCTCGACAATGACGGCGATATCGACATCGTCGTAACCAACGCTAGAAACCGCGCAGATATCTTGCGCAACGATTCGAAGAATAAAAACCATTGGATTCAAATTCGGACCGTAGGCGTACAAAGCAACCGCGACGGCGTGGGCGCGCGCATCAGCGTTACGGCCAACGGCAAGACGCGCATCGACGATGTCCGCGCCGGAGGCAGCTACGCCAGCATGAACGATCCCCGCGTCCACTTCGGTTTGGGGCAAGCGGAACGCATCGACGAAATTAAGATCCAGTGGCCTAGCGGCAAGGTGGATGTTTTAAAAAATATCGCCGCCGATTGCATTCTTTCCGTTACGGAAGGAAGACTTTGA
- a CDS encoding NAD-dependent epimerase/dehydratase family protein — MKVLVTGGAGFIGSYIADELIRRGHTVRIFDSLDPQVHPNGERPVYLNPKAEFVYGDVRDIGAFRQALADQEIVFHEAAAVGMGQSMYKVKHYVDVNVGGTANLLDLLANEKHSVKKVIVAASQSSYGEGCCLCPRRGVIKADFRSEEQLKAGRWEYLSPEGEVMEPSATPESAPRDCQAIYALNKRDQEDMLLSIGQTYGIPAVALRYYNVYGPRQSLSNPYTGVLAIFMSRLANGKPPVIYEDGLQSRDFISVHDVVQGNMLAMENDKANGQAFNLGTGIPTSIKDIALMLAKTYGVSIEPEITGKYRKGDTRHCFADITKIKTMLGFEPKVSLQEGMRELVEWSRSTDARDLFDQAAKELAEKGLA; from the coding sequence ATGAAAGTACTCGTAACGGGCGGGGCCGGATTTATCGGATCCTACATTGCAGATGAATTGATTCGGCGCGGGCATACGGTGAGAATTTTCGATTCGTTGGACCCCCAGGTTCATCCCAATGGGGAAAGACCCGTCTATCTCAATCCCAAAGCGGAATTCGTCTACGGCGACGTGCGCGATATCGGCGCCTTTCGCCAGGCGCTGGCCGATCAGGAAATCGTATTCCACGAAGCGGCCGCCGTAGGCATGGGACAGTCCATGTATAAAGTCAAGCATTATGTGGATGTCAACGTCGGCGGCACGGCGAATCTGTTGGATTTGCTGGCGAACGAAAAGCATAGCGTCAAGAAAGTCATCGTTGCCGCGTCGCAGTCCAGCTACGGCGAAGGCTGCTGCTTATGCCCCCGCCGGGGCGTCATCAAGGCGGACTTCCGCAGCGAAGAGCAACTCAAAGCGGGACGATGGGAATATCTCTCTCCGGAAGGCGAGGTCATGGAGCCTTCCGCGACGCCGGAAAGCGCGCCGAGAGATTGCCAGGCGATTTATGCGCTGAACAAGCGCGACCAGGAAGATATGCTGCTCAGCATCGGTCAGACCTATGGCATCCCCGCTGTCGCTTTGCGCTATTATAACGTGTATGGGCCGCGCCAATCGTTGTCCAATCCCTATACCGGCGTGCTGGCCATCTTCATGAGCCGGTTGGCGAACGGCAAGCCGCCGGTCATCTACGAGGACGGCTTGCAATCGCGCGATTTCATCTCCGTGCATGACGTAGTTCAGGGGAATATGCTGGCGATGGAGAATGATAAGGCGAACGGGCAAGCCTTCAACCTGGGCACGGGAATACCCACGTCCATTAAAGACATCGCCTTGATGCTGGCGAAAACTTACGGCGTATCCATCGAGCCGGAAATCACCGGCAAATACCGCAAAGGCGATACGCGCCATTGCTTCGCCGACATAACTAAAATCAAGACGATGCTGGGCTTCGAGCCGAAAGTTTCTCTGCAAGAAGGAATGCGGGAACTGGTGGAATGGTCGCGCTCGACGGACGCACGCGATCTTTTCGATCAAGCGGCCAAAGAACTGGCGGAAAAGGGACTCGCCTGA
- the obgE gene encoding GTPase ObgE: MPMMEGAFIDRVKLRLKAGDGGNGAVSFRHEKYVPLGGPDGGDGGRGGSIILRINPGLNTLEKLHSQPFYKAENAHRGGKNNRSGANGEDFVLESPPGTVVYDADTRELIVDMEETNGEYVIARGGAGGKGNARFATPTNQAPRKTTPGKPGEELTALFELKLVAHAGLIGLPNAGKSTLISSITAARPRIADYPFTTLQPILGAVPLEDDSSLVIADIPGIIQGAHSGVGLGLEFLRHIERTKMLVYVIEVSPHDPDLPAVTLKDLRHEIQEYDAAILQRPSLIALNKIDLLDDEEEIQLVWETFHRHCPDIPRDSIFLISALQKKGTNELKERIVSTCLEQMQSGAKIRSEEQGLSFHP, translated from the coding sequence ATGCCGATGATGGAAGGAGCATTTATCGATCGCGTTAAACTGCGCCTGAAAGCAGGCGACGGCGGCAACGGCGCAGTTTCCTTTCGCCATGAAAAGTACGTTCCTTTGGGAGGGCCGGACGGCGGCGATGGCGGACGGGGCGGCTCCATTATTCTGCGGATCAATCCGGGATTGAATACGTTGGAAAAACTGCACTCCCAACCTTTCTATAAAGCGGAAAACGCCCATCGCGGCGGAAAAAACAACCGTTCCGGAGCCAATGGCGAAGATTTCGTTCTCGAATCTCCGCCAGGAACCGTTGTATACGACGCGGATACGCGCGAACTGATCGTCGATATGGAAGAAACGAACGGGGAATATGTCATCGCGCGGGGGGGCGCGGGCGGCAAAGGCAACGCCCGCTTCGCTACTCCTACGAACCAGGCGCCCCGCAAAACTACGCCGGGAAAGCCGGGCGAGGAATTAACCGCTCTCTTCGAATTGAAACTTGTGGCTCACGCCGGTCTTATCGGACTGCCCAACGCAGGGAAATCTACGTTGATTTCCTCCATTACCGCCGCCCGGCCCCGCATCGCCGATTATCCCTTCACTACGCTGCAGCCGATTCTCGGCGCCGTTCCGCTGGAAGACGACTCTTCCCTCGTTATTGCGGACATCCCCGGAATCATTCAGGGCGCGCACAGCGGCGTCGGGCTGGGATTGGAGTTTCTCCGCCATATCGAACGCACCAAAATGCTTGTCTACGTCATCGAAGTCTCGCCCCACGATCCCGACCTGCCTGCCGTTACGTTGAAAGACCTTCGGCATGAAATACAAGAATACGATGCGGCGATTTTGCAACGGCCTTCTTTGATCGCTCTCAATAAAATCGATTTGCTGGACGACGAGGAGGAGATTCAACTCGTATGGGAGACTTTCCATCGCCATTGCCCGGATATCCCGCGCGATTCGATTTTCCTCATTTCCGCCCTCCAAAAAAAAGGGACGAACGAATTGAAGGAAAGGATTGTATCCACTTGCCTGGAGCAGATGCAATCTGGCGCGAAAATTCGCTCCGAAGAACAAGGACTCTCGTTTCATCCATAA
- a CDS encoding tetratricopeptide repeat protein — MKKSLWFAIFIYLDFAFAAIVPVNSFGAQSAESLFNQAEQYFYQGDMAKAVAAYSQVLDASPSILAARIGKARCLSRLDRETEALGELDKVLAIQANHRDALLAKGSILSKQGKQDAAIYIFNAILKNDPNDELAWYNLGTSQRETNQLDAALDSLFKVQDLLLRKKQEVPPEFHSMLYYQIGMIYQSKNDLEKAVSYLRKAIQASPWSENPQYQLGMILARTGQAQESRQWLDSFKRIKEINKKIIQVKDAAARSPQSATPYIALGQLYLSLGDLRSAENVLLTALDRHPGNSHAFNYLGLVYIKNQKLDAARDAFLSAIQKDERNIQAIVNLASLELQTGNLDEAEQLYNQALQLNPAFSIAQQGLLQVQKRRIPSAESVK; from the coding sequence GTGAAAAAAAGCCTTTGGTTCGCTATTTTTATTTACTTGGATTTTGCCTTCGCCGCCATCGTTCCTGTTAATTCTTTTGGGGCGCAGTCAGCGGAGTCTCTTTTTAACCAGGCGGAGCAATATTTTTACCAGGGCGATATGGCGAAAGCCGTCGCCGCTTACAGCCAGGTGCTGGATGCCTCGCCGTCCATTCTCGCCGCCCGCATCGGCAAGGCGCGCTGCCTGTCGCGGCTCGACCGGGAGACGGAAGCGCTCGGCGAACTCGATAAAGTCTTGGCCATTCAAGCGAATCATCGCGACGCCCTGCTTGCCAAAGGCTCCATCCTCTCTAAACAAGGCAAACAAGACGCCGCCATCTATATTTTCAATGCCATTCTCAAAAACGATCCCAACGACGAACTCGCCTGGTACAACCTGGGAACCTCCCAACGCGAAACGAATCAACTCGACGCCGCTCTAGATAGTCTCTTCAAAGTCCAAGACCTGCTATTGCGCAAGAAACAAGAAGTTCCTCCTGAATTCCACTCTATGCTCTATTATCAAATCGGCATGATCTATCAATCCAAAAACGATCTCGAAAAAGCGGTTTCCTATTTGCGGAAAGCTATCCAGGCCTCTCCTTGGAGCGAAAATCCCCAATATCAATTGGGTATGATCCTGGCGCGTACGGGACAAGCGCAAGAAAGCCGTCAATGGCTCGATTCCTTCAAGCGAATCAAGGAAATCAACAAAAAAATCATCCAGGTCAAAGATGCCGCCGCTCGTTCCCCCCAAAGCGCCACGCCTTACATTGCGTTAGGCCAGCTGTATCTTTCCCTGGGCGATCTGCGCAGCGCGGAAAACGTCTTGCTTACCGCGTTGGATCGCCATCCCGGCAATTCCCACGCCTTCAATTATCTTGGACTTGTCTACATCAAAAACCAGAAACTCGACGCCGCCCGCGACGCTTTCCTATCCGCGATCCAGAAGGACGAGCGCAATATTCAAGCCATCGTCAATCTTGCTTCTTTGGAATTGCAAACGGGAAATTTGGATGAAGCGGAGCAGCTTTACAACCAAGCGCTGCAATTAAATCCCGCATTTTCCATCGCTCAGCAGGGACTGCTTCAAGTGCAAAAACGAAGAATCCCTTCCGCCGAATCCGTCAAATAA